A window of Globicephala melas chromosome 2, mGloMel1.2, whole genome shotgun sequence genomic DNA:
tgagccaattccttataataatgattatatatgtatatgtataaaacacacacatataaaacccTCATGTGCTATAAGCTCCCCCAAATGAGgaaatgtatgttatttttctacTATACATTCAGCACCTGTTACAATTCTGCTGCAGTGCAGGCTTCCCAAATTAAGCATGTGTCATTGGAGAGAAGTGCTCACAGAGCAAGGATTCGCTCTTATTCTCTTCACAAAGCACTGTCTGGGAAACAAAGGGACTAAAACTTTGGGGAGAGgaagcattctttcatttattcatcagtcACTTAATGTGTATGTAGTATGAAACAGATCTATCTTGTGCTGGGTgaaaaaatacagagataaaaTATACAATTACTGCCCTCACGGGCTTCACACTTCTTTGGATGACAATTAAAACCTAAGCGGATAAAATCCTAATTAACAGGGTGACCTCCACATTAATCTGAAATGGGTATGGACCTAATAACGCAGCTTCAAAATCTATAAATCCAAAGCTGATAGAACTGAAAAGGGAAAGAGCTCCACAACCATGGAGATTTCAATATGCTGCTCAGTAACGGACAGAATGAGcacacagaaaatcagtaagaatagaGAAGCGCCGCACCCAAACAAAGCAGAAAGCCCATTATTTTCAGAAGCACCGTTACATTCACCAAAAGAGACCGTATGCCGGCCCATAAAACGAGTTTGGGTGtgtttaaaaggattgaaatcgtACAACATTCGCATTCCTCCTGGCCGCAAAGCCTCTCCTCTCCGGGTGCAAGTGGAGAGAACTGGGAAGGTGACAGGCAGCGACTGTTTGCAAGTATTCGGAGCTGCGCTAAACCAGCGAGAGATTGTGAGAGCATGAGAGATTGTGGAGGAGGAATAACGCACAGGACTCGACTCCTTGCCGTGACCGTGCGGAACAGGAGGTCTTATCGTTCAGCATTCGTCCCCCGGTTTCTGGCATGGGTAATTGGACAGATGGCGAGCCAtttcccaataaaaaaaaatagaagacaggCCCCCTCCGTTCTTCTCTCCCTGTAACAAAAATGATTGCTCTACCACCCTTCCTTTTCAAGTCCCGCCCTTTTACAGTCCCGCCCCGAAGAGTAATCGGAAGACCAAATACTGCCGGAAAGTGCGACGCCACATTCCAAGGAGCGGAAGTAGATTTCCCGGAAAGCCGTAAAGCGCCGCCCTCTTCCGGTTAACAACAGTCGTACCGACCGTCCACGCCGGCAGTTCTCCGGTAAGCGCCTCCGCCGGGCTCTCTGTAATTCAGTTTTCTCTTCGATTCCGGGCGCTTCCTTGTCGCCCTCTTCACCTTGGATCATGTTCAAGAAatttgatgaaaaagaaaatgtgtccaACTGCATCCAGTTGAAAACTTCCGTTATTAAGGGTATTAAGAACCAGTTGATAGAGCAGTTTCCTGGTATCGATCCGTGGCTGAATCAAATCATGCCTAAGAAGGATCCGGTCAAAATAGTGCGATGCCACGAACACATAGAAATCCTCACTGTAAACGGGGAGTTACTATTTTTTAGACAAAGAGAAGGGCCTTTTTATCCAACGCTAAGGCTGCTTCACAAATACCCTTTCATCCTGCCCCGCCAGCAGGTTGATAAAGGAGCCATCAAGTTTGTGCTCAGTGGAGCCAATATCATGTGTCCGGGCCTGACCTCTCCCGGAGCTAAGCTCTACCCCGCCGCGGTGGACACGGTGGTTGCAATCATGGCAGAAGGGAAACAGCACGCCCTGTGTGTGGGAGTCATGAAGATGTCTGCAGAGGAAATCGAGAAAGTCAACAAAGGAATCGGGATCGAAAATATCCACTATTTAAATGACGGGCTGTGGCACATGAAGACGTATAAATGAGCCTCAGAAGAAATGCGCCTGGGCTAAACATAGACCTCGTGCAGTATCTTTGTGTGTGACGGCATGAAGACGGCACCTCTGTGGATAGCAATTCAACAGACGCTAAAAACCGGAAATAGACGAAGTAAAGCTTTGGAACGAATCCATATGTCTGTGCATGtgtcattgtgtgtgtgtctgtgtgagtgtgtatgcctGTGGAtatgtgagggtgtgtgtgtgtgtttgtgtgtttacagGGGAGTGATTAGATTTGCTGTCTTGTCTGTTTAAGCAGATATCAGTTCAAACAGGTAAATTATCTCTTAGAAAAATAGATTTCAAAGTCAAGAGCGTGCAGTTGCTAGATGGACCCAAgttgggagaagaaaaggactggAGAGAGACCCTAAACAACTCTTCATATGACCGTTTAAGGGATGAGTACTAGAAACAGAAAATCCGGTTAAAAGTACACAGTGGTCATTATTGGTTGTCCACCCAACAGAGtagctccctccctccttggtGGCATAGCTCTGTCCATCCCTTTTCTACGCGAGTCTGGAAAATGCTGATTAGTCAAGGCCTATCACGGTGGTCTATTTCCCTATGAGATGGATTCATTTGTAGGTGGGCGTGGGGCCTAAGGCCAAGGAGGATCTTATGTTTAGGAACCCATGGGAAAGTGAGGGTCCTTCTCCCATGGTTTTGAGTCATTTATAGGTGGGACCACTAAAAGAAAGATGCATGGGGAGAAACTCTTCCCTACTTTGGATGGACATTGGCATATGATTTTGCTCttgccaaacacacacacacacacacacacacacacacacacacacacacacacacacacacacacccttgatTAGCATAAAGTCTGAACATGGTAAAGTTGAAAATAGAAAAGAGTGCCCTTGGTGATCTATGAACCAATGATTAATCAACTATGCAGATTCCATATATTGGGACCTCTTAAGGGGTGTGACTAAGttctgtgaaataataaaattttcttatagatttcttcatttgtacttgagttttctgaaatttaaagCTAAAGAGAGCTCAGTTTTTATAGAGTGGCATCATAGACACCCAACTGAAAAATATCTTAAACAGGGATAAAATAGATCAGCTGAAAGTTCATCAGTGACTTTCACATGAGCAGTTTCAGTGAAATTCATATGAAAGCAAGATAAATTGCAGTAGATCTGGGGGTGAATGGGGAGTGAGAAGGTTAAGGTGTGGGAGTTTACACTTCATGTTATTATTTACAGAATTTTGGGAATTAAAAGGGTGAAAGGAAGGTCATAGTCAAGATAGTCTGTTTTGGAGTTTAtattattttgctgttgttattttaattgtttttgtttttttctttcttgtggcATGTTTGTTAGTGGGGTATCTGAGCATATTTATATGCTGAGGGGAAAGATTCACTAAGAGAGGGATACTTGATGGGGATTTAATCAGTGGAATAGGAAAGCAGAAAGGAATGGCTCCAAAAGCAGGGGTAGAGGATGGCCTTCTGTCCTCAGAAATCTGCGCAAATGaaacacattttctgtttctagtACTCATCCCTTAAACGGTCATATGAATAGAGTTGTTTAGAGTGTCTCTctagtcatttttttctcccaacttGGGTCCATCTAGTAACTGCACAAAAGATAATGGCACTGATTAATCTGCACCACAGGGTTGTCATGTAACAGCTCTTAAATACTCCTCTTCAAAACACTGTTTTTTCCTTAAAGGCTTAGGGCTTTTGCCCTTATTAATTCTCCACCCAAATCAGCACCATTAAGTCTGGTCAGTGGTGGATACCTGTGGAGGGTCTCTGAACGTCTCATGATAATCTAGAGCACCCAGGCCTCTGACGAACACTGTTGGAGACAATCAAATTAGCAACCTTTCAGTTCTTCTTTTACCATATTGTAACTATCTCCACCAAAAATTGAACAAGGACCCTCTGGATCTACTCTAAGCCTTCTTTCAGGTCTCTTCTATTCCTTCTCTTATTCCAGCCTGGTTCACTTGGTCCTATTGGATGGTGGTGTAATCCTACTGAACAACTCAGAATGGACAGCCTGTATACAAACTGGGAAGTGGATGGAGATAAAGAGTTCTATGAACGTCTTGGAATTTCACACAAAATCTGGTGTGTATGTGCATAGATAACTGTACTTGGTAAAGCATTCTCTACACTGATCATGTGTTTAAGGTGACCTGTGAGCCAAAAGGGTATTTTGAACAATTAAAGTAGAAGAGGATCCCCATCTACTTCTTGGCTAATGCCAGTGCATAGTTCAATGATAGGATGCTGGATAATGAAATACAAATTGTGGTCATATCTTACCTCAAGAATCTACCCACTCCAGTGCTATGTAACCCAGAATAGTTCAACAAACATTATTGGGTACTTACTGTAGGGCAGACACTGGGCTAGGAGTAagggacagaaagagaaatatactaTTACCTTAACTTTTAGGAGCTTGGTCTTGTTAGGAAGGCAAACTTAGATAATTTCACTTTCGTATATTTGTGTATGATATAACCTACGGTAAATATCTGAATTATCCATTACAACATagcatgaatgaatgagggaaagCTGTCTCTCCCTAGAGAATCAAAGAGGGTTTCTGAATGACAGGTTGTGTGAGTAGGACATAAAAGATGATTAAgaatattgggaattccctggtggtccagtggttgggactctgtgcttcactgctgagggccagggttcagtccctggtcagggaattaagatcccacaagccaagtgttgtggccaaaaaaaaaaaaaccttcataaTGAATATGGTGAAAAATTACAGTAAAAGATACAGGGCGAGCAATGCAGTAGATTCACAGAAATACAAGCGGTTTGGCTTTTGTAGGCCATGATTTTCCTGGAAAAGGTGAGAGGAGATGAAGCTAGAGGCCTATGGTAGAGACCCATTTTTAATATGCTAAAGAATTTATATacttaagggacttccctcgtggtccagaggtaaagaatccaccttccaatgcaggggatgtgggttcgatccctggtcagggaactaagatcccacagtcgcagggcaactaagcctgcatgccacaactgctgagctgaCGCACCTCCatgagagagcccacatgctgcaaactacagagcccacgtgctctggagcccacacgc
This region includes:
- the LOC115842189 gene encoding malignant T-cell-amplified sequence 1-like; its protein translation is MFKKFDEKENVSNCIQLKTSVIKGIKNQLIEQFPGIDPWLNQIMPKKDPVKIVRCHEHIEILTVNGELLFFRQREGPFYPTLRLLHKYPFILPRQQVDKGAIKFVLSGANIMCPGLTSPGAKLYPAAVDTVVAIMAEGKQHALCVGVMKMSAEEIEKVNKGIGIENIHYLNDGLWHMKTYK